In Bythopirellula goksoeyrii, a single window of DNA contains:
- a CDS encoding Gfo/Idh/MocA family protein: MMAVASSRRTFVAALSMLAAGAVLTPASFGSTLKGRKLKVVMVGTGIRGTGFWAKRLLEKYSNLVEFVGLCDINPGRLEYAKKFLGLDCDTYADSDFENMLNETKPDLVIVTTTDCTHHKYIISSLELGYDVLTEKPLTTDESKCQQILDAERKSNNNVIVGFNYRWNAYNTKIKQLLSEEVIGKVTSVDFHWYLNTYHGASYFRRWHGLRHVGGTLWVHKATHHFDLMNWWLDSDPEEVFAFGALEKYGSAGPYRGNSCRDCQYTKRCDFYWDITNEKEDMDLYVANEEYDGYVRDNCLFREEINIYDKMSAQVRYKNNVILNYSLTTYSPFEGWRVAFNGTKGRLEARLDIPYDGERTFSQKDLHDLEMNQDGSENVTSEQIIVHQLWEKHDTVKVSLDRTGHGGGDEKLQEKLFQDPDATDPYNRVAGLRDGAMSIMVGIAARKSIERGEPVRIAELIDLEPREKRI, encoded by the coding sequence ATGATGGCAGTTGCTTCATCCAGAAGGACTTTTGTTGCTGCTCTTTCCATGTTGGCGGCAGGAGCTGTATTAACTCCTGCTTCTTTCGGGTCCACATTGAAAGGAAGAAAACTGAAAGTCGTCATGGTGGGAACGGGTATTCGAGGAACTGGTTTCTGGGCAAAGCGGCTCTTAGAGAAGTATTCCAATCTCGTCGAATTTGTTGGACTATGCGACATCAATCCTGGAAGGTTGGAATACGCAAAGAAGTTTTTGGGACTAGACTGTGATACGTATGCCGATTCTGATTTCGAAAACATGCTGAACGAAACTAAACCGGATCTAGTGATCGTTACCACTACGGATTGTACGCACCACAAGTACATCATCTCGAGCCTGGAATTAGGCTATGATGTGCTGACCGAAAAGCCACTGACCACGGACGAAAGTAAGTGCCAGCAGATCTTAGATGCTGAGCGCAAATCAAACAATAATGTAATCGTCGGATTCAATTATCGCTGGAATGCCTATAACACAAAAATCAAGCAGCTACTGAGCGAAGAAGTGATTGGAAAAGTAACTTCAGTTGATTTTCACTGGTATCTGAATACGTACCATGGCGCTTCCTACTTTCGAAGATGGCACGGCTTGCGACATGTTGGAGGAACTCTTTGGGTTCACAAGGCAACCCATCATTTTGATCTGATGAACTGGTGGCTTGATTCTGATCCGGAAGAGGTGTTCGCCTTTGGGGCTCTCGAAAAATATGGAAGTGCTGGACCGTACCGTGGCAATAGCTGCAGAGATTGTCAATATACGAAGCGTTGCGATTTCTATTGGGACATCACCAATGAAAAGGAAGACATGGACCTCTATGTCGCGAACGAAGAGTACGACGGTTACGTACGCGATAATTGCCTGTTTCGTGAGGAAATCAATATCTATGACAAAATGTCTGCTCAAGTGCGGTACAAAAACAATGTGATACTCAACTATTCCTTGACTACTTATTCACCATTCGAGGGCTGGCGAGTCGCGTTCAATGGTACGAAGGGTCGTCTCGAAGCCCGTTTAGATATTCCATATGACGGGGAGAGAACGTTCAGTCAGAAAGATCTTCATGACTTGGAAATGAATCAGGATGGCAGTGAGAATGTCACTTCAGAGCAGATTATCGTCCACCAACTGTGGGAAAAGCACGATACAGTTAAAGTTTCGCTTGATAGAACTGGCCACGGGGGTGGAGATGAAAAACTTCAAGAGAAACTATTCCAAGATCCAGATGCAACAGACCCGTACAATCGAGTTGCTGGTTTGCGCGATGGCGCCATGTCTATAATGGTTGGGATCGCGGCAAGGAAAAGCATCGAAAGAGGCGAGCCTGTCCGGATAGCTGAACTTATTGATTTAGAACCCAGAGAGAAGAGGATCTGA
- a CDS encoding acyltransferase family protein has protein sequence MLKPISDLRLKSLDALRGFDMFWIMGVDHIFHQLGEATGSSFWHVLDHQFQHPDWHGFAVYDLIFPLFLFLAGVAMPYSIGKKLEAGLARSEVLYGLVKRGLILVLLGVIYNNGLEVRGLDEIRFPSVLGRIGLAYMFAGFIYVYTKQRSQVLWCITLLLGYWLLLMLGSASGYPRGDLTEEGNIVSYVDRIILPGQLYRGIHDPEGLLATIPAVSTALMGILAGTFLENTGTDRGKQNALTMAFVGIAFVAVAQLWNLSFPINKNLWTSSFAMQCGGLSLMLLAFFYFLIDVKGWTKWAFFFRVIGMNSIFIYMSPCFIDWQYTSSKLFGWMTDITAEPYKPVIMTISLVGVQWLFLYFLYRNKVFLRI, from the coding sequence ATGTTGAAGCCAATATCTGATCTAAGGCTCAAGTCACTCGATGCCCTGCGAGGCTTCGATATGTTTTGGATCATGGGAGTTGACCACATCTTTCACCAATTGGGAGAGGCAACCGGTTCATCATTTTGGCACGTGCTGGATCATCAATTTCAGCATCCAGATTGGCATGGTTTTGCAGTTTATGACTTGATATTTCCACTATTTCTGTTTCTTGCGGGGGTGGCCATGCCTTACTCCATTGGCAAGAAACTGGAAGCCGGGTTGGCCCGCAGTGAAGTGCTATATGGACTAGTGAAGAGAGGCCTAATTCTGGTTCTCTTGGGAGTGATTTACAATAACGGATTGGAAGTTCGTGGGCTCGACGAAATCAGATTCCCAAGTGTTTTAGGTCGGATCGGATTGGCCTACATGTTTGCCGGCTTCATCTATGTCTACACCAAACAGCGATCTCAAGTGCTCTGGTGCATCACTCTGCTCCTTGGCTATTGGCTACTGCTGATGCTTGGGTCTGCTTCAGGCTACCCGAGGGGAGATCTAACAGAGGAAGGCAACATTGTTTCTTATGTCGATAGGATCATTCTGCCTGGACAACTATATCGTGGTATCCACGATCCTGAGGGATTGTTGGCAACGATTCCTGCAGTTTCTACAGCACTTATGGGGATTCTTGCCGGCACATTTCTGGAGAATACCGGCACGGATCGCGGAAAGCAGAATGCGTTGACGATGGCGTTTGTCGGTATTGCCTTCGTTGCAGTGGCTCAGCTATGGAATTTGAGTTTCCCGATAAATAAGAACCTATGGACGAGTTCGTTTGCAATGCAATGCGGCGGTTTAAGTCTGATGTTGCTGGCTTTTTTCTATTTTTTGATTGACGTCAAGGGCTGGACAAAGTGGGCATTTTTCTTTCGGGTGATTGGTATGAATTCTATCTTTATCTACATGTCGCCCTGTTTTATTGATTGGCAATATACTTCTTCGAAGCTTTTCGGTTGGATGACGGATATTACTGCAGAACCCTACAAGCCCGTTATTATGACGATCTCTCTTGTTGGGGTTCAGTGGCTATTTCTCTATTTTCTGTATCGTAACAAAGTCTTTTTGCGTATCTGA
- a CDS encoding PEP-CTERM sorting domain-containing protein (PEP-CTERM proteins occur, often in large numbers, in the proteomes of bacteria that also encode an exosortase, a predicted intramembrane cysteine proteinase. The presence of a PEP-CTERM domain at a protein's C-terminus predicts cleavage within the sorting domain, followed by covalent anchoring to some some component of the (usually Gram-negative) cell surface. Many PEP-CTERM proteins exhibit an unusual sequence composition that includes large numbers of potential glycosylation sites. Expression of one such protein has been shown restore the ability of a bacterium to form floc, a type of biofilm.), with the protein MMNVHLFICKRNQSKAKVFLVLSLLLISSVGVRLDSASAQVTMKFPATRDWTVYGDPGEQMYSTGDFGFLRGYKFGGENSAHFDFDTEAMGIFLQNNPGKATWTLNIFPATGNDPLDPNTASKNLPATVTFQTVESTNDWVEGDGQRTPNFGWTSGTAAVTYFYAQTVHNGGVLDAENSLIWNDPDSGPYTFSGTPPNNAAYGVPASVTNANPTPAFTNSKSFTNQDLQDAFLFGESAAVEVDPDIIDAMVNDEYNRGIRLGAAFFQDEFGVWQLDNSERSNWVVFGREEGESVTAFLEVTVEPLSADFDSDGDVDGADFLKWQRDGLSANDLVNWQAEYGASSLIANVASVPEPCSMFLLLSAGSLLLVARRKNRS; encoded by the coding sequence ATGATGAATGTCCACTTATTTATTTGTAAACGGAATCAAAGCAAGGCCAAGGTGTTCTTGGTTTTATCATTGCTACTCATTTCCAGTGTCGGTGTTAGGCTCGACAGTGCATCTGCCCAAGTCACCATGAAGTTCCCTGCAACAAGAGATTGGACCGTTTATGGTGATCCTGGTGAGCAGATGTATAGCACCGGCGACTTTGGGTTTCTCAGGGGATATAAGTTTGGTGGAGAAAACTCTGCCCATTTTGACTTTGATACGGAAGCGATGGGGATCTTTTTGCAAAACAATCCTGGGAAAGCCACTTGGACACTAAATATTTTTCCTGCGACAGGCAATGACCCATTGGATCCCAACACTGCATCAAAGAACCTGCCTGCTACAGTTACCTTTCAGACTGTGGAGTCAACGAACGACTGGGTGGAAGGCGATGGGCAACGCACTCCCAACTTTGGTTGGACTAGTGGAACTGCCGCCGTTACTTACTTTTACGCACAGACCGTGCATAACGGAGGGGTATTAGACGCTGAGAACAGTTTGATATGGAACGATCCCGATAGCGGCCCCTACACTTTCTCTGGAACTCCGCCCAATAACGCAGCTTATGGTGTTCCGGCATCGGTGACGAATGCCAATCCTACACCAGCTTTTACAAATTCAAAAAGCTTTACGAATCAAGATTTACAAGATGCTTTTCTTTTCGGAGAGTCTGCTGCTGTGGAGGTCGATCCCGATATAATCGATGCGATGGTCAACGATGAGTATAACCGTGGCATTCGTCTAGGTGCTGCCTTCTTCCAAGATGAATTCGGGGTTTGGCAGCTAGACAATAGTGAGAGATCAAACTGGGTTGTTTTTGGCCGTGAAGAAGGTGAGTCTGTAACAGCATTCCTAGAGGTTACCGTTGAACCACTTTCGGCGGACTTCGATAGCGATGGTGATGTTGATGGTGCTGACTTCCTCAAATGGCAGAGAGATGGTTTGTCTGCTAATGATCTGGTCAACTGGCAGGCCGAATATGGCGCTTCTTCACTTATTGCTAATGTGGCAAGCGTTCCCGAGCCGTGCTCTATGTTCTTGTTGCTTTCGGCTGGCTCGTTACTCTTGGTTGCAAGACGTAAGAATCGTTCTTAA
- a CDS encoding arylsulfatase, whose amino-acid sequence MRQNIVCQFSAILFVGLTAYSTLSPQGYAAHSREKPPNIVLILADDLGYGDIGCFGQQTLQTPRLNDMARQGMRFTQFYAGSTICGPSRSVLLTGKHTGHTAVRGNITEPVAVQPEQLTLSSVLKEAGYATACIGKWGVGTPDNITNPNDIGFDHFFGYVNMWHAHNFYPEFLIRNGHIQQLQNKVGVEWEKWRDSKLPDWGTGVADKRVQYAPDLFVEDALHFIRINRDRPFFLFFSMNVPHANNEVIENGMEVPALDELALKDWPEPEKGFAAMIRNIDRDTGRILDLLKELGIEENTMVVFTSDNGPHEEGGHDPEFFNSNGELRGIKRDLYEGGIRVPTIVRWPSTVDFDSVSDHIGYFGDFVATAADLAGVETPEGLDSISFAPTLKGHPELQKKHEYLYWEYYERGGMQAVRFGNWKAIRQPMHSGTIELFDLSKDTLEEHDSALNHPELVSLAGEYMNNSHEADSNWKIRPSRDD is encoded by the coding sequence ATGAGACAAAACATTGTCTGCCAATTTAGTGCAATACTGTTTGTAGGCTTGACCGCATATTCTACACTTAGCCCGCAGGGGTATGCCGCCCATTCTCGAGAGAAACCGCCCAACATCGTCCTTATTCTTGCTGACGACCTTGGGTATGGTGATATTGGTTGCTTTGGCCAACAAACTCTACAAACGCCGCGGCTGAACGACATGGCAAGACAAGGCATGCGGTTCACTCAATTCTACGCAGGCAGTACCATTTGTGGGCCTTCACGAAGCGTGCTTCTAACTGGCAAGCACACTGGTCACACGGCGGTTCGCGGAAATATCACTGAGCCCGTTGCCGTTCAGCCAGAGCAGCTTACGCTTTCTTCCGTCCTTAAAGAAGCAGGATATGCAACTGCATGTATTGGTAAATGGGGTGTGGGAACGCCTGATAATATCACCAATCCTAATGACATAGGCTTCGATCACTTTTTCGGTTACGTGAACATGTGGCACGCCCATAACTTCTATCCTGAATTCCTAATTCGAAACGGTCATATTCAACAATTACAGAACAAAGTAGGTGTGGAATGGGAAAAATGGCGAGATTCGAAGTTGCCCGACTGGGGCACAGGTGTCGCCGATAAAAGAGTGCAATATGCGCCAGACCTTTTTGTAGAAGATGCGTTACATTTCATTCGCATAAATAGAGACCGACCTTTCTTCCTTTTTTTCTCCATGAATGTGCCACATGCTAATAATGAGGTTATTGAGAATGGCATGGAGGTTCCAGCTTTAGATGAACTTGCCTTGAAAGACTGGCCTGAACCTGAAAAGGGATTTGCGGCTATGATCCGTAATATCGACCGGGACACAGGACGAATCCTCGATTTACTGAAAGAATTAGGGATCGAAGAAAACACGATGGTTGTTTTTACGTCGGACAATGGGCCCCATGAAGAAGGTGGTCATGATCCAGAGTTCTTCAATTCCAATGGTGAATTACGTGGCATCAAACGTGATCTGTACGAAGGAGGTATTCGGGTACCGACCATTGTACGATGGCCGAGTACTGTCGATTTCGATAGCGTATCAGATCACATTGGCTACTTCGGCGATTTCGTAGCAACTGCAGCTGATTTGGCAGGTGTCGAGACACCGGAAGGACTCGATAGCATAAGCTTTGCCCCTACGCTCAAGGGGCACCCTGAACTACAGAAGAAACATGAGTATCTATACTGGGAATATTACGAGCGAGGCGGAATGCAAGCCGTAAGGTTTGGTAACTGGAAAGCGATTCGGCAGCCGATGCATAGTGGCACAATCGAACTATTTGACCTTTCCAAAGATACCTTAGAGGAGCATGACTCTGCCTTAAATCATCCAGAATTAGTATCTCTTGCAGGCGAATATATGAACAATTCTCATGAGGCTGACTCCAACTGGAAGATTCGACCATCACGAGACGATTAA